In the genome of Nocardioides sp. NBC_00368, the window GTTCCACCGCCACGCCTGCTGAACCGCGGAGGCCGCAAACGAGGAGTTATAGCCCGGCTCACCCGGGTGGTTGCCATAAACCGGGGCCGTCCACGTCGAGTTCAGCGCCTCACCCTCCACCGGCGCCCGGTCACGACCGAAGTAGTAGACGGTCCCATCGACACCGGTGACCTTCCAATACTCACCACTCGCATCTCGCAACCCGGCCGGAACACCATCAGGGGCCGGGGCTCCGGTGAGGTGTTGGATCTTGGTGCCATCGATGTCTTTGGGGAGCCATTCTCCGGTCTCATCGTTCTTGACCAGCGCGACCGAGGTCCCGCCTAGCATCAAGGTCGCGTTGTCGACGCCCCAGCACAGGTCGCCGGTGCGGTGGGTCTTGTTGTTCGCTGTGGTCCCGGACTTGTCGTCGCGGTCGTCATCACACGGGACATAGGAGCGCTCGATGTAGCCTGGCTCCAGGTCGAAGCCCTCTCCCACCCATGAGGTCTGGTTGTTGGTCGAGGCCACCCGACCATCTGAAGACGCCGAGGAGTACGAGAGCCCGAGCTGCGGCACCAGCCCGCCAGCGGTCTCGGGAACATCGATCGGATACGACCAGGTGAACCCACCAGTCGCGCCCGAAGTGCCCCACGTCGAAGACGGCGCCAACGAGGTCGCCGACCAGTCCCCGCCTTCCCCTGCGGATCCAGGTGTCTGTGGCGGGGTCGTGGTCAAAGCCGAAATCGCACCCTCAGCACCCTCGGGCTCGACCGCTTGCCGGTCACTATCTGAGCCATTGGACTTCGCCGACTTCGGAGATGCAGACGCCGACGAGCTTGGCGAGGCCGACTGAGACTCTTCAGGAGCCGCCGTGGCGCCATCGCTGGGCGACGGCTCAGCCGACGCAGTCGAGGCATCCGCGCTCGGCGCCATGCTTGTGCTCTGGCCGGCAAAGGGCTCTGTGGTCGGCGCAGTCTGCGTCCCGGCCGACTGGTCATCACTGGTGGACTTCTCACTCGATGCGGCCGGGGCCTTGGCGGCTGGCTCTGAGGAAGGAGCCGCTGCCGGAGCCGCCAATGGCTCCTCACCTGGATCGGGCTCCGGATCGGCCAGCCGCTCGACATCATCGACAACACCCTCGATGGTGTCGTCGGAATCAACCGTCTCCGCGGCCGGAGTCAAGGCCTTGTCGGTGACATCGATAGAGTCCAACGGCGCCGTGAGCGCCGCCTTGAAGGTCTCCTCCCGAGAATCCACCGGAGGCGTCAACTCGTCCTCGGTGAACACACCGATCGTGGTCACCGAGGCCTGCGCCGGGGCGCCCACGGCGACGCTCAGCATCGCCCAGGACATGCCCGCAGCGGTCAGGACGCCTGCGGCCCGGGCCGCCCGGCGCGCGAGAGATACGTTGGTTGAAGTGCTCATGATCCTTGTTCGCTTCTTCTCGCGCGTCAGTTCTGGGTGGGGTTGAGGAACTTGTCCTCGTCTTGGCCTTGCCACGCCTCGGCGCCCTGACACATCCGGCGGACCTTGGCCTCGGCCAGCACCTCGCCCTTGAAGATCCGAATGTTGTCGACCACGCCATTGATTCGGTCGGCCGGGTTGCCCTGGTAGAAGCCGTGGCCGACGTAGAACTTCCCGCGCGGCAGCGCCAACGGGCCGGTGAAGGTGGCATCCGAGCGGAACACCTCCGCGTCCTCGGGTGCATCAGGAGTCCCGATCTGACACGTCCACAACCGCAACGTGTCATCGGCATCTGTCGCTGCGCCCTTGTCGTACTCGGCGGTCAAGTGGACCCACTCGCCGAACTTCGCCGCGCTCTTGGCGTAGACCAACTTCGAGGCGTTGTTCTTGTCTCGAACGATGAAGGCCCAACACCCCGTGCCCGGGGCTGGACAGTCCGCAGTCGACGTCGACGCGTTCGGGAGATATCCCAAACGGAACCCATCGTTCCCGCCCAGTTCCTGGGACAGGACCGTGCCCCACGCGTTCGGATTGAACGAAGCATCCAGCTTCACGTGCACAGAGATCACGAACGACTGTTTGGTATCGATCACCTGCGCCTCAGTGTGCACGTCCTCGTCCGCGATGCCAGAGAACCCCAACGCGAAGTCGTCATCACGAGCACCGAACGCCCCGTGCGGGCCCTGGACCGAGTAATCGACGCCATCCAGAACCAGTGTTCCTGCCGGTTCCTGTTCCCCGGTGTCCTTGACCGAGACGTCACGCCCCGGGGCACTGACGTCATCGAAGGACCAGACGCCGTCCTCACGCGCAGTCGCGACCGTGAACTTCAAGGTGCCCGGGTTCGACTTGTTCAACGCCTTGTCATACGTCGATGCCGTCAACGTAATTGAGTTCGCCACCGTCGGCGCCCAACACACCACGATCGACGTGCTCGTCGAAGACACCGTTGTCACACTGGCCTGAGGCGAGAACTTGTATTCATACTTGACCACGTCGCCCGAGTTATCGCCTCGAGTGATCCGGAAACATCCGGTCTGCCCGATTCCACCCAAGTCCATGTCCGGGTCGTCATAGACCGCCTGGGCCCTAGGATCGTCGCTCAGCTTCAACGCATCGATTCTCGGTACGCCCGGGTCGGTGCGATCAACCCCGAACTCACACCACGCAGATGCCGCCGACCCGAACGCCACATCATTGGGACGGAGATTGGCAATGGTCGTGTTGTCATAGGCCGTGGCGCGCCACCGATAGGTCGCCGAGCCCAACGACGGCATCCCTAGCCCCGTGGTGGTGTGTGCGCTGGATGCTGCACGAGCAGTGGTGTAGCCAGAGGTCCACGCCGTCGACCACGCTCCCGAAGAATACTTCTGCAGGGTGAACCGGACCCGCGAACTGTCTCCATCGGAATCACTGGCCAGGACCGACAACAGAGGCCCACCCTCGTTCAACAGCGGCCGCCCCGCACCCGTCGTGCAACCCCGCCCATCGGTCGACATGCTGGTCGGCGTATTCGGGGCCCGGTTGTACTCCACTTCGAGCTTCGCATCCCACCGATACCGCTTCCACCCCGCCATCGAGGAGGTATCCGCCACCGCCAGGCCGATAGAGAAGGTGTCGTCGTTCCATTCGACCTTCTGCTTCGCCCCCGACAAGACATCGAACTCGACCCACTGTGGGCCCTTAGGGCACCCCGACTTGTGATGCAGCGTCTTGACGCCCATCTCCCGATCGGAGGTGAAGTAGCCGGCGTGCGAGTTCCACGTCGAAGACGAGGTCAAGTCCGCCATCCGGTAGGACTTCACCATCTTGTCGGTGCAACTGTAGGAATGCGTTCCCCACGCCGAGAACGACGCCGAAATCAGCTCGCGCGGCTCCAGCACCGCGAACTCACCCAGGCCGCCGAACTCCCAGATCAGGCGCTTGGTCGTCGTTCGGTTGCACTCAGCCGCGACCCCATAGACGCACCGGCCCACCCCGGTGCCGTTGTCGCTGCTGAACTTGTAGCCTGAGGACGAGGACGGCAATGCGGACTCGATCATCGTCCACTCCGTACGCGAGTTCGTCGCGGCCGGATCGAAATGCAGTGGCCACGAAGTGTGGTCGTCAGTGACCATCTCCTCGTCGACGGCGGCCGTGAACGAGCGGCCATTCGCAGCGACCTTGGTGTGCATCAGCTCGACCTTGTCACCCGCGAGTGGCGCCCCCGTACGATCATCCGTTACCGCCTTCGTCGCCGATATCTCCGGGGCTGACTCGCTTCCCGATGGCTCCGCTTCCGATGCCTCAGCGGCCGAGGACTTGTCGCTCGAGCTCGTCGTCGGCGCAGTGCTTGGGGCGGCCACCGATTCCGAGCCAGCCGCGTCCCACTGACGCGCCACCGGCGAAACCAGGACGACCTCACCCTCAGCATTCACCGCCTGCAGCGTGCCGTCCGAAGCCACACCGTCAGGGCCCGCCCCGTCAGCCTCCGGCTTCCACTGTGCACCCTTAAGGGTCATCTCGAACGCGACCTGATCCGCGCCCGCCGCCGCAGCCGCTGCCTCCACCGCCTCGAACGCAGCAGGCGAATCCACCCGCAGCACCGGGACCATCCCCGCTGCGTCACGCTCCACAGACGCCAAAAGGCGAGCGCCCGCGATCGGGGACCCGGCAGCATCGAGCACCGGCCACGACACCCGCGACCCCACGCTCGACTCGCCCGCCCCAGAAGCGACGTCCTCGACCTGGGCCACGCCCAAGCCCACCGGCAGCTCGAACCCGACCGAGACCCCCGCATCAGTCACACCCGGGTCGGTCATCGACGCAAAGGCCGCCCCCGGCGCAATCGGGCCCGCATCGAATCTGAAGTCATAGACACCCGAAGCCAATGTCAGATCACCCGACCCCGCTATCCGCACCAGACCCGGCTCCACCGGCTTCCACTCGCCCGAGATCTTCGTCCGGGTCGCGGCAGCGGTCCGCACCAGCCTCGTCGCCGAGCCCTGATCGACTGCGTAATACGTGTCCCAGGGAGTGTTCCGCTCCCCGATCGCCACCTCCACGTCGCACACCGCCGAGATCTCGGTCGCCAACGCCGCCGACTCCGCAGCAGCCGCCCCTGGATCGACCTCCGAACAGTCCACAGTCGAGTTCGGGTACCGATCGACCTCCTCCGGATCGACGACGTCAGCTGTCGTCATCCCAAACGCAGCCAGCAGACGCCTCGCCGTGAGCGACTCGCTTGAGGCAGCCACCAACGCCGCCGAGGCCGAGCCGGCCACCAAGCTGACCACGACGAGGCCGCCGACAATCCCAGTCAGGACTGGTCGACGACGCCACCACCCGGCAACGAAGCCGACGACGAATCCGACGGCGGGGCGCAGCATCCGGGCGGCCGGCCAAGATGCGATGTGGGGGACCTTCAACAGAACTCCTCGAGAACCAAGACAACACAGCTCTGAGTCCCCGGCCCGATCCAGCCTCTAGAGCAGGTCCCACATCTTTCCGAGCGGATCATGCGGACAGGTCGCGGAGATCTACCGGCTTCCTGCCTTTTCCTTTACCAAGGAAGGTAAACAAAAGATCAACCATGGACCGAAAGTCAACCGAGCCTCGCAGGGTCGAGGAGATAGTTCCGGTATGCCACCAGAGGTATCGGCTGCATGGCCAGGCACACGCGATGCACGACCGCACATCACGCTTGACAGACTCAACGGTCCCCTTCTGTTCGACGAGGGCGGCATTCGACTCCTACGCAATGCTCATGCCATCGGGCTGACCATCGCCGAATGGCGCGTCCTTCGCCTGCTTCACGACCACGCCCACCAAGCTGTCCCGCGCATGCAGCTACTCATGGCCGCCGCCAACGGTCGCCACCCCGGCAGCGACCGCAGCCTCGACACCCACATCAGCCGCCTCCGCGACAAGATCGAGACCGACCCGCACTGGAAGATCCATAGCCCTCAAAGCGCGGAGATTGCCCGCGAGCGCAGGATGCGGCGGATCATCCACACGGTCAACAACTACGGATACCGTCTCGATCCTCGCTAGCCACGGGCCTGCTACTGGATCAGGTGCATCACTCGTCGGCCGCGAGCGTACGCCGGTGCCACCAGGTCATGGTGAGACCGGCGAGGAGGCCGGCGAGACCGAAGAAGGCGATGGCGTTGACGAGCACCTGGCCGGCGTACGGCCCGACGTCGGCCATGCGGCCGGGGCCGACGGCACCACCGGCGATGCCGGAGAGGATCGCGACGAGCAGGCCGGCGACGACTCCGGCGCTGACCCCGCGGAGCGCGCCCTCCGACCAGCGCAGGGTCGGCCGGACGCGGCTGACCCGGCAGACTGCCCAGAAGGCGGTCAGCGGGCCGAGGGCCAT includes:
- a CDS encoding winged helix-turn-helix domain-containing protein, which produces MPPEVSAAWPGTRDARPHITLDRLNGPLLFDEGGIRLLRNAHAIGLTIAEWRVLRLLHDHAHQAVPRMQLLMAAANGRHPGSDRSLDTHISRLRDKIETDPHWKIHSPQSAEIARERRMRRIIHTVNNYGYRLDPR